The Lynx canadensis isolate LIC74 chromosome A2, mLynCan4.pri.v2, whole genome shotgun sequence DNA segment CTTGTGCCATCGGGTTGGTCCTCACTCACCTGCTGCACCTCTAGCACCACCACCCGCTCCTTAGCCAACTCTGGGGATAGCAGCTCAAAGCAGAGGAGCGTGTCAGATGGGGACACAGTGTCCAATGAGTGGGAGGGCAGGAATACACGGTGGAAACGATTCTTAATCACCTGGGGACAGAGGACACACAGATCCTATATGAGGACAAGCCCTTTCTATAGCCCTGCCCCAGGGCACAAGAAAGCTTGGACCTGAACCTGGGTCTAGGCAGCAGAGTGGGGATTGTGGCCCCAAAGCAGCATATGCCTCTGCTGATACCAGCCTCAGTGCCTAAGAAAATAAGCAGTCGGGTGCTTCAGAGAGCCTGAAAGTCAGGACTAGGGACAGTATCAACCCAACCAGTACTCTGGTGAAACCAGCACTTCACCACACTGAAGGCCTCTACCCTGCTATCAATTAGTGGGGTCCTGCTGAGACTGCAACATGGCTGTTACAGTGGAGGGGTCACATTTGAGGAGGCTCCTTCCCACTTCTATCCCCAAAGAAAAGAGCACTTCCAGGCTGGAAGCTAGGAAACTTAGGGGAAGACTAGCACACAAATCTTGGATAATACGAGGGAGTAGCAGGATGGAGGGAGAACAACAGCTGGGGGGAAAGGCAGCCCTCCAGCTCCAGCTTCTTGTTGGAAGACAGAAAAGCAGTTGAGGGCCCTCACCCAAAGGGGGAGTAAACACTGATGATGGGAACCTTGGGAACTTACAGACTTCTGTTACACAGCCCAAAAGCCTGGTTTCACCCATGCCTCACCCCCTAGCACACCACTGTGCAGCCACACgcacatttgtgtgtatgtacagGGATGCCAACAACCATCCACATGTGACTGCACACCCTAAGTACATACACAGATCCATGTGTGTAAGAGCTTGAGGAAAGACAGATATACCTCAGCTAGACGCAGGTTCTCAGGCTTCACGTGGACACTCTGAGAGAGGGATTCCAACACTTCACTTGCACTGGAGTTCTCCTTGCTGATGCTCACCAGAAACTGTGGTGACAAGAGTAGAGACCCTGGGGGAGGTGGACCGGGGTCTTCGGGATTGCCCAGAAATAGGAGCTTACTTCTCACCTTGATGGGTTTGCTGTGCGGCTCCCGGGCAAAATAGAAGACGGGGAGAACCTTCTGCTTCTGTGGCAAGGGTACTGGCAGGTAGAGGAATGGGTCAAAAGTGATGGAGACCTGCGGATGCACAAGTGGCACTAGGTGGCTGCACAGGGAGTCGGGAACAGGATGCTCACACCCAGGGAGCCCAATCCAGGCACTCGGATGGCTCTCAGGGCCTCAGAGCCAACCAGCAAACTCTCAGGTTTGAGAACACCAGACAGACTAGAAGGGTCTTTCTGGCAATCGAGGCCCTGCCCAGCCTCACCACTTATCAATTTGCCCCTCACTTGTAACCCACATCTTCCCAATACTACCCATACCCCTGCCCCACCTTATCGCTGTCTTGGCGCCCAAACACTCCTTTAACCTCAGTCAGGAAACCTACCCAGCCTGATTTCTGCAGCCCACAAAGCAGCCGAAGGCCTCCGTCAGCTTCTTTGCCCAAACAGCATCTAAAGATGCACATGCCTCCAACCCCAGTTTGACCAAGCTAGCTAGACCAAGCTAGGAGCCTCTTTCCAGGGGAGCCCTTCACACCTtggcacacacagggcacacCAGCTTCGACTTATACTGGCCCTGAAACAGGTCTACGATGAAAGAGTCATTCCTCATCTTATGCCGCTGCCATGCTTCTTCAGCCACCACCTGAGGAGCAGAGTGGTGAGGATCAAGGAGCCCTGGGGACTGGGATGTGCATGAGATatgcccacctctgcccccaacccTGACTGACCTCATCGGGCCGCCCATCTGAATCCACAGTTTCTGTGTAGGGCTTGTTCTGAATGCGATTCAAGTCTTCATGCAGCCCATCCAGCAAGAAAGCCATGAACTCCTGGGCATCATGCTGCGCATAGCCTGTGAACTGGCTGGCCTTGCTCGCCACAATGGCCTGGATGCAGGGGCCAAGTGTGAGCACGGAGACCCAGCACCCACCCCGTACCCAGCTGGTCAGCCTTCCCCACCCACTCTAGCCAGGGGTAGGAATGGCCACAGATCACCTTCAACTTGGAAGGCTGGAAGGCATGGTGGGTGCCCTTCCACAGTGCCCGGAGCAACACAGCAAAGCCAATGGCCAGACGCCCACCAGTCCCCAGTGGGTTGTTGTAGTTGATCTCGGCCTCAAAGGAGCGGTCTAGGGACAGCAGCCAAGTACAGGTGTGAGCAGGGAAAAGATTCCCCTCTGCCACAgccctgggctccaggccctgctCTCACCGTGGAAGAAGTCCCGGAGCTCCCGAGTATTGGACAGAGATTGAATGACACTGTTCATGAAGCAGGTGTTGCCTAGGTTGACAAGGCCAGTGAAGCCAGGCAAACacaccttcttctcttcctcctcctcttcctccacactATCTCCACTCACAGGGCTGTGGGGCATTGGAGGCACCATACATGTGGGCTTGGGCTGTGGAAGCAAGGAGGGGCATGAGCGAGCAGCCCTGAGGTTCTGCAGCCTCTAACCTTGGCCCTCCCCACCCAGGATTCTCACCGAGGCTAGGTGTGGCTCTGGCTTTGGGGCTACATGCTCCATGGGGGTGCGGGCCACCACACCATCCAGCCCCGTGTCCTCAGATCGAGCCTTGGGTTTTTCCTTCTCCACAGCCCGAGCTTCCTCCTGGCCTGtgagagggtggggggcacctcCCGGTGGGGTTGAATCCAGAGGGGTTGGACCTGTCGGCACGGCAACCTTTGCACCACCCACTGCACCTTAAAAAGGGGGAATGAGGGGGCTGGTGGTTAGCAGCATGTGGTGGGGATGAGGGTCTGAGTTATGTGGGCTGGACGATGAAGGGAGCTCGTGTGCAGACCTCGTGCAGCTGGGGCCTCCAGGCCCCCCCAGCGCTGACTTTGCCGCTTTCGGAGGCAGATGTCAATTCGAGAGGCCGTGAAGCAAAAGGTGCACTGCTCAGGCTCAATCAGGTTCCTGTGGGGAAAGGCTGAGCTCAGGGACTTAGGTGGAGTGGATATTGGGCTAAATGGGCCAGGGAGACGGAGCCCAGGGTGGGACAGGCATAGTGCTGGGGCCAGGAACCACCCACCTGAGCTTCACCTGCCAACGGAAGATGGTATGGGGCCCACAGCCTGGGTGTAGTCTCAGGAAGTTTCCATCCCTGCagaagcagagcaggggcagggcaggagggagggtgggaagaaaagCATGAGATACAATGTCCTGCCTGAAGTGCACTGTCTGCCCAGTCTCCTGCCACCCCACCCACCTGGTCTGGAAGATAAGTGTGAAATCTTGCTCGCGGAAAAGCACTCGAGAAGTGTCCCTGCAGATTTCTTTCACGTACACATGCACCACCACTGAATCCGGGCCCTTCTCATATGAGTCATTCTTGACAAATGCCAGGTTCACCATGGACTCCGGCTCTACATTGAAACCACAGCTCAGCACCGCCCAGGACAGGTTCCAGCCCGTGGCTGTTCTATTCCCTATCCGTCCACCAACCTTGCAACCCAACCTAGAGCTCTGCttaccacccccagccccacctttACCATCCACCAAGGTTAGAGCATCTGCTGCCTCTGTCATCTCCTCTTTGGAACGGTCACCTTTCTCAGGATCTCTGCTCCGAGCCATGGCTGGGGAGACTGGATCATTGCTGGGGGACACGGTCTTCTCTCCTGCCAAGAGTGCTAGATTCTCCTCTGAACCCAAAAGGCAGGTCTGGGGGTTCAGCGGTGGTACCCGGAGCTGTTCCTCAGCCTCAGCCTATTTGTGGCAAGATTGTGGGCAGGATCAGCCCTAGGTCTGGCAGGTGGCCCCCCACTGCAGTCCATCTCCCTACCCTCCCATCTCCCACAGGTACCCCACtctcacctgggtggctgtctcAGCCAAGAAGGGGGGGGCATCGCCCCGGGGTCCAGGCCCATCTCTGGACCCTTCCCCATCTGGCCCTCTGCGGAGATGCACAGCCCTCTTGGCGCTGGGCCCTGCCTGGGCCCCGGGGCCAGCCCCTGCGCCTACCTCACCACGGCCCTGGGCCCTCTTCTGGTTCCGGGCCTCCTGTTTACCCCGCCGGGGCTCAGGGCCTGGCTCCAGGGCAATGGGAGATGGCTCCTGCCCATTCTCCTGACACCGCAGCCCTGGCAACGCCTCCTGGGTCCCTAGAGGTTTCTTCTACCAAAGATACAGCAGTCAGGCCCTGTCAACCACACTGGGTATCCCTACCCTACTCTGCTGTGGAACTTACCAGAAGAGAGGGCCATGTGAGCAGAGGCACCTTCTTGGGCAGTGCCAGCTGCAGGAGGCCACCCTTGCGGGCTTGTACTTTGGTGCAAGAACTTTCTATCTCAGCATAGAAAACACCACCCCACTGCCGACCACCTGGAAATAGAATAAGGGCAGTGAACTGTGGTGGGGAATATCAGAGGATTCAAATACACTGCTGGGCTCAGGGCAGATGGGCACACCTGGAAGCCGCACCACGCAGTCTGTGTCTGTGAAAGCAGCATCCACCTCCTCCAGCCGCAGGGGACCCGCTCCCACACGCAGCTTGACAATCACCTCATCTGCACTCTGCCTCCAATCAAGCAACAACTCTGTAGGAGGAGTACCAACAAGACTCTGAGGGTCTCCATAAACTCCCAATGGGGACAAGCAGGTGCCACAGACCCAGCCCTAACAGGACTGCTCCAGATGAAGGCTATAGCCCCAGTGTGCCCTCCTCATCCATAGCACTCTAGCATCCAAAAGGCCAATTCATTACTCACCCTCTTTGGCCTGCTCCTCCCGAGAGGACACTGACCCTGacaacaaagaaaagaacagggaaaTGATGATGGGGAGGCAGCCTTCAAGACCCCACCACTCCACCAAGCACCATCTTCAGTATCTCAGCCAAGTATGCAGACCTCAAAGCTGAGGCTCTACCCAGCCTGCTGTGGGTTCTTCTCTTGGTATCAGACCAACACAGAAAGAACTGTCATCTCCCAACCCCCAATCTGTATGCTCaaaaggcaggaggaggagaCCACAAACATTCTGGGAATGCCACTTTCACCTCTCCTAGGATCTCCATCCTTGCTCTCCTGGTTTGCTCGATCCTTCTGCTTCTTCTTACTGGTGGCCTCCTCCAGTCCTGGGGGACCTCTCCTTGGGCCCGTGGTGCTGGCCCCACCAGACATCTTGAGCCGCTTGGTCGACAGCCAGAGTGCCCCGGGGTCGGCAACGGCGTCTGGGTCAGGGCTACGGCGCTTTCTTCCTGGCCCAGCTATCTTGGCAACTCTTTGTGGCCAAATTCTCCAACAAGGAACTGACAGCCTAATGAGAAGGAAGCAGTGATCACTACCAAGGCCCAACAATTTGCTCCTTGGTTACAACCAGAGCTCAGCAACCCAGGATACAACTAACCCTACAGAGCAATATCTCACCACCTAATGTGGCCCTGGACACTCTTGGACtattctgaaaaggaaataaacaatacaagTGGCAACAACAACTTCTGGCAGAGACTCCTAGTTGACTGCCATACAGACCCACAAAGATGGGATCCTCACTGAGAAGGTGCCAGGTCAAGGCAGCCATGGCCTGGAACCAGGCTCCTCCACCAATCTGGAAAGGAGCCATGGCTCCAGCCCACAGGGCTGGCACTCTGAGCAGGGTGCTCACTTTTCCTCACTCTCGCTGGCTGCTTAGTCACCACCCGAGAAGtaggaggtgaaggaggaaggcagaaagaagacAACCAAGCAGCAAGGGGACCAGGCTCTGTGGCTAACGACAGGCCCAACTCAGGTGCTACCACTGCACAGGCAAGGTCCTGGGGTTAAGGGGCTCCACCTGCTGCCTGCCAACTCCCACCTTCCTCTGAAACTATTTCCATGTGCTGTTTAGGTTTTCTTCCTACATCCCAAGAGATTTTTCTCTCCGGCTGCTGTCCCAAGCAGAGAGGGGACTGCAAAAGCTGGGGTGAAAAGGGTATCCAGCTGTCACACTACCCTTTCAGCAGCAATCCTGCCCCAGAACCAAAGCCGGCTGGGTATCCAGTTTGAGACTGAAACAGACAGCATCCCCTTCCTTCCTAGATCCACTCACTCATGAGAAGTGGGCTAGCGACCTCCTACCCAGTTTCCCACAAACCCGCCAGTAGATTCTGGGCGGTTTTTCCATCCAAAATAAAGTTCTCGAAATTGAGATAAGGGTAGGGATGAACAATGAATCCAGGACCCCTGGCAGCTTCAAGCCTGGCCTGAGACGGGAGCAGAGCAAACAGTGACTACTCTGTGTTCCCCAGCGTGTATGTGTGGCGGGGGTAGAGGAACGTTCTTCTATGGGGGGCTGGTGGGCTGGATCTTCAATGACGACAGATCCAGAGCCGAGGGGTGGACACCCTCCACCTCTTTGCACCAGGCCCCAGCTTAAGGTCCCGTCCCTCCCCATTCTCGCGGCGACACCGAGACAAGAGTGTCTAGAGACCATGTCGGCCTACACGGCTGCGCGGGGTTAAAGACTACAGACCAGCGCCCTGGCCGGGCTGCGACTCAGCTCCAGCCTCCAAATCCTGCGccctccaccacctcctccaggaagccacccTCGCTCGCCGCCAGCCCTCTTGGAGGCAGGAAGCCGACCATGGGCGTAGAGTAACGGCCCCGCCCGCATCGGTGGGCCCGG contains these protein-coding regions:
- the USP19 gene encoding ubiquitin carboxyl-terminal hydrolase 19 isoform X12, whose translation is MSGGASTTGPRRGPPGLEEATSKKKQKDRANQESKDGDPRRGSVSSREEQAKEELLLDWRQSADEVIVKLRVGAGPLRLEEVDAAFTDTDCVVRLPGGRQWGGVFYAEIESSCTKVQARKGGLLQLALPKKVPLLTWPSLLKKPLGTQEALPGLRCQENGQEPSPIALEPGPEPRRGKQEARNQKRAQGRGEVGAGAGPGAQAGPSAKRAVHLRRGPDGEGSRDGPGPRGDAPPFLAETATQAEAEEQLRVPPLNPQTCLLGSEENLALLAGEKTVSPSNDPVSPAMARSRDPEKGDRSKEEMTEAADALTLVDEPESMVNLAFVKNDSYEKGPDSVVVHVYVKEICRDTSRVLFREQDFTLIFQTRDGNFLRLHPGCGPHTIFRWQVKLRNLIEPEQCTFCFTASRIDICLRKRQSQRWGGLEAPAARVGGAKVAVPTGPTPLDSTPPGGAPHPLTGQEEARAVEKEKPKARSEDTGLDGVVARTPMEHVAPKPEPHLASPKPTCMVPPMPHSPVSGDSVEEEEEEEKKVCLPGFTGLVNLGNTCFMNSVIQSLSNTRELRDFFHDRSFEAEINYNNPLGTGGRLAIGFAVLLRALWKGTHHAFQPSKLKAIVASKASQFTGYAQHDAQEFMAFLLDGLHEDLNRIQNKPYTETVDSDGRPDEVVAEEAWQRHKMRNDSFIVDLFQGQYKSKLVCPVCAKVSITFDPFLYLPVPLPQKQKVLPVFYFAREPHSKPIKFLVSISKENSSASEVLESLSQSVHVKPENLRLAEVIKNRFHRVFLPSHSLDTVSPSDTLLCFELLSPELAKERVVVLEVQQRPQVPSIPISKCAACQRKQQSEDEKLKRCTRCYRVGYCNQLCQKTHWPDHKGLCRPENIGYPFLVSVPASRLTYARLAQLLEGYARYSVSVFQPPFQPGRMALESQGTGCTTLLSTSSLEAGDSERDPIQPPELQLVTPVAEGDTGVPRTWAAPDRGSVPSTSGVSSEVLASGPVEVGSLPAGERMSRPEAAVPGYQHPSEAINAHTPQFFIYKIDASNREQRLEDKGDTPLELGEDCSLALVWRNNERLQEFVLVASKELECAEDPGSAGEAARAGHFTLDQCLNLFTRPEVLAPEEAWYCPQCKQHREASKQLLLWRLPNVLIVQLKRFSFRSFIWRDKINDLVEFPVRNLDLSKFCIGQKEEQLPSYDLYAVINHYGGMIGGHYTACARLPNDRSSQRSDVGWRLFDDSTVTTVDESQVVTRYAYVLFYRRRNSPVERPPRAGHSEHHPDLGPAAEAAASQGLGPGQAPEVAPTRTAPERFAPPVDRPAPTYSNMEEVD